One Vespula pensylvanica isolate Volc-1 chromosome 1, ASM1446617v1, whole genome shotgun sequence genomic region harbors:
- the LOC122631390 gene encoding transmembrane and coiled-coil domains protein 2-like isoform X7, with product MASLMVTSSSKNSSRSTSPTRGNTSISQAHHQQSASLEHTPKARNAIYQTGEGSTGSGSSCGGCGSSFSMKGSSRQRSPGTIIRMGDVMDESNGNPITAEPDEFVPNVQPPTDDEGEQYHTTQSFLSNGSSELISDDVDSSAARVRQAIEHIQSKIARTRELIRIEQTTRDENVNEYLKLAANADKQQLTRIKTVFEKKNQKSANSISQLQKKLDSYQKKLKSYEMNGAPAGHRQPREVLRDMGQGLKSVMSKPREFAHLIKNKFGSADNINTLSHGSTFYVNDTPHAGNGDNGSVEEEKTHHGSATLPGGCSLGSTHSAVAMKFPSEEGSECSSVTSESGPGSRGQTHTCHSNNAALSFKSIFSELHEHRDSLERMREKLDGLKALQQEVAYLSHGLQEERFRCDRLEEQINDLTELHQNEVENLKQTITDMEEKVQYQSEDRLRDIHEMLESCQTKICKMEHQQQQHQQYVTLEGLDNSNARALVVKLINVVLTVLQVILLLVATGAGIMMPFLRTSCTKPHCFMCRVRILTTTFVVLGIVFVLKQWPEVHDVGSHLMRHLKQTLAVK from the exons ATGGCTAGCTTGATGGTGACTTCGTCAAGTAAAAACAGCTCACGTAGCACTTCTCCTACTAGAGGGAATACATCTATTTCTCAAGCGCATCACCAACAATCAGCTAGTTTAGAACATACACCAAAAGCACGTAATGCAAT cTACCAGACAGGAGAGGGTAGTACAGGCAGTGGTAGCAGCTGTGGTGGTTGTGGGAGTAGCTTCAGCATGAAAGGTAGCAGTAGACAAAGATCACCAGGTACTATAATTCGCATGGGCGATGTTATGGATGAATCAAATGGCAATCCAATCACTGCCGAACCAGATGAGTTTGTGCCAAATGTTCAACCTCCAACCGATGATGAAGGA GAACAATATCATACCACACAATCGTTCCTATCTAATGGCTCTTCTGAATTAATAAGCGATGATGTGGACTCAAGCGCTGCACGAGTTCGACAAGCGATCGAACATATTCAAAGTAAAATAGCTAGAACACGTGAACTCATACGTATTGAGCAAACAACTCGTGATG aaaatgttaatgaatatttgaaattggCTGCAAATGCGGATAAACAACAATTAACTAGAATTAAAACagtattcgaaaagaaaaatcaaaaatcgGCAAATAGTATTTCTCAGTTACAAAAAAAGTTGGACagttatcaaaaaaaattaaaaagttatgaAATGAATGGTGCACCTGCAGGTCATAGACAACCAAGAGAAGTACTTCGTGATATGGGACAAGGATTAAA GAGTGTTATGTCAAAACCAAGGGAGTTTGCacatcttattaaaaataaatttgggAGTGCTGACAACATAAACACTTTATCAC ATGGCTCAACTTTTTATGTAAACGATACACCACATGCAGGTAATGGTGATAATGGTAgtgttgaagaagaaaagactcATCATGGATCAGCTACTTTACCTGGTGGCTGTAGTCTTGGATCTACACATAGTGCCGTGGCAATGAAATTTCCATCAGAAGAAGGCTCAGAATGCTCTAGTGTAACAAGTGAAAGTGGACCAGGTAGTAGAGGCCAAACACATACTTGTCACAGTAATAATGCTGCATTGAGTTTCAAATCCATTTTCTCGGAACTTCACGAACATAGAGACAGCCTTGAACggatgagagaaaaattagATGGTTTAAAG GCTTTGCAGCAAGAAGTAGCATATTTGTCACATGGTCTACAAGAAGAACGTTTTCGATGCGATCGTCTTGAAGAACAAATCAATGATCTAACCGAACTTCATCAGAATGaagtagaaaatttaaaacaaacaattacagatatggaagaaaaagtacaatATCAGAGTGAAGATCGTTTAAGAGACATACATGAAATGTTAGAAAGTTgtcaaacaaaaatatgtaaaatggagcatcaacagcaacagcatcaACAATATGTTACATTAGAAGGCCTTGACAATAGTAATGCAAGGGCATTGGTCGTAAAGTTGATAAATGTAGTGTTAACAGTACTGCAAGTTATTTTACTCCTTGTTGCAACAGGTGCTGGTATTATGATGCCATTCCTTAGAACCAG
- the LOC122631390 gene encoding transmembrane and coiled-coil domains protein 2-like isoform X5, producing the protein MASLMVTSSSKNSSRSTSPTRGNTSISQAHHQQSASLEHTPKARNAIYQTGEGSTGSGSSCGGCGSSFSMKGSSRQRSPGTIIRMGDVMDESNGNPITAEPDEFVPNVQPPTDDEGEQYHTTQSFLSNGSSELISDDVDSSAARVRQAIEHIQSKIARTRELIRIEQTTRDENVNEYLKLAANADKQQLTRIKTVFEKKNQKSANSISQLQKKLDSYQKKLKSYEMNGAPAGHRQPREVLRDMGQGLKSVMSKPREFAHLIKNKFGSADNINTLSLESNGSTFYVNDTPHAGNGDNGSVEEEKTHHGSATLPGGCSLGSTHSAVAMKFPSEEGSECSSVTSESGPGSRGQTHTCHSNNAALSFKSIFSELHEHRDSLERMREKLDGLKALQQEVAYLSHGLQEERFRCDRLEEQINDLTELHQNEVENLKQTITDMEEKVQYQSEDRLRDIHEMLESCQTKICKMEHQQQQHQQYVTLEGLDNSNARALVVKLINVVLTVLQVILLLVATGAGIMMPFLRTSCTKPHCFMCRVRILTTTFVVLGIVFVLKQWPEVHDVGSHLMRHLKQTLAVK; encoded by the exons ATGGCTAGCTTGATGGTGACTTCGTCAAGTAAAAACAGCTCACGTAGCACTTCTCCTACTAGAGGGAATACATCTATTTCTCAAGCGCATCACCAACAATCAGCTAGTTTAGAACATACACCAAAAGCACGTAATGCAAT cTACCAGACAGGAGAGGGTAGTACAGGCAGTGGTAGCAGCTGTGGTGGTTGTGGGAGTAGCTTCAGCATGAAAGGTAGCAGTAGACAAAGATCACCAGGTACTATAATTCGCATGGGCGATGTTATGGATGAATCAAATGGCAATCCAATCACTGCCGAACCAGATGAGTTTGTGCCAAATGTTCAACCTCCAACCGATGATGAAGGA GAACAATATCATACCACACAATCGTTCCTATCTAATGGCTCTTCTGAATTAATAAGCGATGATGTGGACTCAAGCGCTGCACGAGTTCGACAAGCGATCGAACATATTCAAAGTAAAATAGCTAGAACACGTGAACTCATACGTATTGAGCAAACAACTCGTGATG aaaatgttaatgaatatttgaaattggCTGCAAATGCGGATAAACAACAATTAACTAGAATTAAAACagtattcgaaaagaaaaatcaaaaatcgGCAAATAGTATTTCTCAGTTACAAAAAAAGTTGGACagttatcaaaaaaaattaaaaagttatgaAATGAATGGTGCACCTGCAGGTCATAGACAACCAAGAGAAGTACTTCGTGATATGGGACAAGGATTAAA GAGTGTTATGTCAAAACCAAGGGAGTTTGCacatcttattaaaaataaatttgggAGTGCTGACAACATAAACACTTTATCAC TTGAGAGTA ATGGCTCAACTTTTTATGTAAACGATACACCACATGCAGGTAATGGTGATAATGGTAgtgttgaagaagaaaagactcATCATGGATCAGCTACTTTACCTGGTGGCTGTAGTCTTGGATCTACACATAGTGCCGTGGCAATGAAATTTCCATCAGAAGAAGGCTCAGAATGCTCTAGTGTAACAAGTGAAAGTGGACCAGGTAGTAGAGGCCAAACACATACTTGTCACAGTAATAATGCTGCATTGAGTTTCAAATCCATTTTCTCGGAACTTCACGAACATAGAGACAGCCTTGAACggatgagagaaaaattagATGGTTTAAAG GCTTTGCAGCAAGAAGTAGCATATTTGTCACATGGTCTACAAGAAGAACGTTTTCGATGCGATCGTCTTGAAGAACAAATCAATGATCTAACCGAACTTCATCAGAATGaagtagaaaatttaaaacaaacaattacagatatggaagaaaaagtacaatATCAGAGTGAAGATCGTTTAAGAGACATACATGAAATGTTAGAAAGTTgtcaaacaaaaatatgtaaaatggagcatcaacagcaacagcatcaACAATATGTTACATTAGAAGGCCTTGACAATAGTAATGCAAGGGCATTGGTCGTAAAGTTGATAAATGTAGTGTTAACAGTACTGCAAGTTATTTTACTCCTTGTTGCAACAGGTGCTGGTATTATGATGCCATTCCTTAGAACCAG
- the LOC122631390 gene encoding transmembrane and coiled-coil domains protein 2-like isoform X2 has protein sequence MASLMVTSSSKNSSRSTSPTRGNTSISQAHHQQSASLEHTPKARNAIYQTGEGSTGSGSSCGGCGSSFSMKGSSRQRSPGTIIRMGDVMDESNGNPITAEPDEFVPNVQPPTDDEGEQYHTTQSFLSNGSSELISDDVDSSAARVRQAIEHIQSKIARTRELIRIEQTTRDENVNEYLKLAANADKQQLTRIKTVFEKKNQKSANSISQLQKKLDSYQKKLKSYEMNGAPAGHRQPREVLRDMGQGLKNVGGNIRDGITGFSGSVMSKPREFAHLIKNKFGSADNINTLSHGSTFYVNDTPHAGNGDNGSVEEEKTHHGSATLPGGCSLGSTHSAVAMKFPSEEGSECSSVTSESGPGSRGQTHTCHSNNAALSFKSIFSELHEHRDSLERMREKLDGLKALQQEVAYLSHGLQEERFRCDRLEEQINDLTELHQNEVENLKQTITDMEEKVQYQSEDRLRDIHEMLESCQTKICKMEHQQQQHQQYVTLEGLDNSNARALVVKLINVVLTVLQVILLLVATGAGIMMPFLRTSCTKPHCFMCRVRILTTTFVVLGIVFVLKQWPEVHDVGSHLMRHLKQTLAVK, from the exons ATGGCTAGCTTGATGGTGACTTCGTCAAGTAAAAACAGCTCACGTAGCACTTCTCCTACTAGAGGGAATACATCTATTTCTCAAGCGCATCACCAACAATCAGCTAGTTTAGAACATACACCAAAAGCACGTAATGCAAT cTACCAGACAGGAGAGGGTAGTACAGGCAGTGGTAGCAGCTGTGGTGGTTGTGGGAGTAGCTTCAGCATGAAAGGTAGCAGTAGACAAAGATCACCAGGTACTATAATTCGCATGGGCGATGTTATGGATGAATCAAATGGCAATCCAATCACTGCCGAACCAGATGAGTTTGTGCCAAATGTTCAACCTCCAACCGATGATGAAGGA GAACAATATCATACCACACAATCGTTCCTATCTAATGGCTCTTCTGAATTAATAAGCGATGATGTGGACTCAAGCGCTGCACGAGTTCGACAAGCGATCGAACATATTCAAAGTAAAATAGCTAGAACACGTGAACTCATACGTATTGAGCAAACAACTCGTGATG aaaatgttaatgaatatttgaaattggCTGCAAATGCGGATAAACAACAATTAACTAGAATTAAAACagtattcgaaaagaaaaatcaaaaatcgGCAAATAGTATTTCTCAGTTACAAAAAAAGTTGGACagttatcaaaaaaaattaaaaagttatgaAATGAATGGTGCACCTGCAGGTCATAGACAACCAAGAGAAGTACTTCGTGATATGGGACAAGGATTAAA AAATGTGGGTGGCAATATTAGGGACGGAATCACTGGTTTTTCAGG GAGTGTTATGTCAAAACCAAGGGAGTTTGCacatcttattaaaaataaatttgggAGTGCTGACAACATAAACACTTTATCAC ATGGCTCAACTTTTTATGTAAACGATACACCACATGCAGGTAATGGTGATAATGGTAgtgttgaagaagaaaagactcATCATGGATCAGCTACTTTACCTGGTGGCTGTAGTCTTGGATCTACACATAGTGCCGTGGCAATGAAATTTCCATCAGAAGAAGGCTCAGAATGCTCTAGTGTAACAAGTGAAAGTGGACCAGGTAGTAGAGGCCAAACACATACTTGTCACAGTAATAATGCTGCATTGAGTTTCAAATCCATTTTCTCGGAACTTCACGAACATAGAGACAGCCTTGAACggatgagagaaaaattagATGGTTTAAAG GCTTTGCAGCAAGAAGTAGCATATTTGTCACATGGTCTACAAGAAGAACGTTTTCGATGCGATCGTCTTGAAGAACAAATCAATGATCTAACCGAACTTCATCAGAATGaagtagaaaatttaaaacaaacaattacagatatggaagaaaaagtacaatATCAGAGTGAAGATCGTTTAAGAGACATACATGAAATGTTAGAAAGTTgtcaaacaaaaatatgtaaaatggagcatcaacagcaacagcatcaACAATATGTTACATTAGAAGGCCTTGACAATAGTAATGCAAGGGCATTGGTCGTAAAGTTGATAAATGTAGTGTTAACAGTACTGCAAGTTATTTTACTCCTTGTTGCAACAGGTGCTGGTATTATGATGCCATTCCTTAGAACCAG
- the LOC122631390 gene encoding transmembrane and coiled-coil domains protein 2-like isoform X3, producing MASLMVTSSSKNSSRSTSPTRGNTSISQAHHQQSASLEHTPKARNAIYQTGEGSTGSGSSCGGCGSSFSMKGSSRQRSPGTIIRMGDVMDESNGNPITAEPDEFVPNVQPPTDDEGEQYHTTQSFLSNGSSELISDDVDSSAARVRQAIEHIQSKIARTRELIRIEQTTRDENVNEYLKLAANADKQQLTRIKTVFEKKNQKSANSISQLQKKLDSYQKKLKSYEMNGAPAGHRQPREVLRDMGQGLKNVGGNIRDGITGFSGSVMSKPREFAHLIKNKFGSADNINTLSLESNGSTFYVNDTPHAGNGDNGSVEEEKTHHGSATLPGGCSLGSTHSAVAMKFPSEEGSECSSVTSESGPGSRGQTHTCHSNNAALSFKSIFSELHEHRDSLERMREKLDGLKALQQEVAYLSHGLQEERFRCDRLEEQINDLTELHQNEVENLKQTITDMEEKVQYQSEDRLRDIHEMLESCQTKICKMEHQQQQHQQYVTLEGLDNSNARALVVKLINVVLTVLQVILLLVATGAGIMMPFLRTRVRILTTTFVVLGIVFVLKQWPEVHDVGSHLMRHLKQTLAVK from the exons ATGGCTAGCTTGATGGTGACTTCGTCAAGTAAAAACAGCTCACGTAGCACTTCTCCTACTAGAGGGAATACATCTATTTCTCAAGCGCATCACCAACAATCAGCTAGTTTAGAACATACACCAAAAGCACGTAATGCAAT cTACCAGACAGGAGAGGGTAGTACAGGCAGTGGTAGCAGCTGTGGTGGTTGTGGGAGTAGCTTCAGCATGAAAGGTAGCAGTAGACAAAGATCACCAGGTACTATAATTCGCATGGGCGATGTTATGGATGAATCAAATGGCAATCCAATCACTGCCGAACCAGATGAGTTTGTGCCAAATGTTCAACCTCCAACCGATGATGAAGGA GAACAATATCATACCACACAATCGTTCCTATCTAATGGCTCTTCTGAATTAATAAGCGATGATGTGGACTCAAGCGCTGCACGAGTTCGACAAGCGATCGAACATATTCAAAGTAAAATAGCTAGAACACGTGAACTCATACGTATTGAGCAAACAACTCGTGATG aaaatgttaatgaatatttgaaattggCTGCAAATGCGGATAAACAACAATTAACTAGAATTAAAACagtattcgaaaagaaaaatcaaaaatcgGCAAATAGTATTTCTCAGTTACAAAAAAAGTTGGACagttatcaaaaaaaattaaaaagttatgaAATGAATGGTGCACCTGCAGGTCATAGACAACCAAGAGAAGTACTTCGTGATATGGGACAAGGATTAAA AAATGTGGGTGGCAATATTAGGGACGGAATCACTGGTTTTTCAGG GAGTGTTATGTCAAAACCAAGGGAGTTTGCacatcttattaaaaataaatttgggAGTGCTGACAACATAAACACTTTATCAC TTGAGAGTA ATGGCTCAACTTTTTATGTAAACGATACACCACATGCAGGTAATGGTGATAATGGTAgtgttgaagaagaaaagactcATCATGGATCAGCTACTTTACCTGGTGGCTGTAGTCTTGGATCTACACATAGTGCCGTGGCAATGAAATTTCCATCAGAAGAAGGCTCAGAATGCTCTAGTGTAACAAGTGAAAGTGGACCAGGTAGTAGAGGCCAAACACATACTTGTCACAGTAATAATGCTGCATTGAGTTTCAAATCCATTTTCTCGGAACTTCACGAACATAGAGACAGCCTTGAACggatgagagaaaaattagATGGTTTAAAG GCTTTGCAGCAAGAAGTAGCATATTTGTCACATGGTCTACAAGAAGAACGTTTTCGATGCGATCGTCTTGAAGAACAAATCAATGATCTAACCGAACTTCATCAGAATGaagtagaaaatttaaaacaaacaattacagatatggaagaaaaagtacaatATCAGAGTGAAGATCGTTTAAGAGACATACATGAAATGTTAGAAAGTTgtcaaacaaaaatatgtaaaatggagcatcaacagcaacagcatcaACAATATGTTACATTAGAAGGCCTTGACAATAGTAATGCAAGGGCATTGGTCGTAAAGTTGATAAATGTAGTGTTAACAGTACTGCAAGTTATTTTACTCCTTGTTGCAACAGGTGCTGGTATTATGATGCCATTCCTTAGAACCAG
- the LOC122631390 gene encoding transmembrane and coiled-coil domains protein 2-like isoform X4, producing the protein MASLMVTSSSKNSSRSTSPTRGNTSISQAHHQQSASLEHTPKARNAIYQTGEGSTGSGSSCGGCGSSFSMKGSSRQRSPGTIIRMGDVMDESNGNPITAEPDEFVPNVQPPTDDEGEQYHTTQSFLSNGSSELISDDVDSSAARVRQAIEHIQSKIARTRELIRIEQTTRDENVNEYLKLAANADKQQLTRIKTVFEKKNQKSANSISQLQKKLDSYQKKLKSYEMNGAPAGHRQPREVLRDMGQGLKNVGGNIRDGITGFSGSVMSKPREFAHLIKNKFGSADNINTLSLESSNGDNGSVEEEKTHHGSATLPGGCSLGSTHSAVAMKFPSEEGSECSSVTSESGPGSRGQTHTCHSNNAALSFKSIFSELHEHRDSLERMREKLDGLKALQQEVAYLSHGLQEERFRCDRLEEQINDLTELHQNEVENLKQTITDMEEKVQYQSEDRLRDIHEMLESCQTKICKMEHQQQQHQQYVTLEGLDNSNARALVVKLINVVLTVLQVILLLVATGAGIMMPFLRTSCTKPHCFMCRVRILTTTFVVLGIVFVLKQWPEVHDVGSHLMRHLKQTLAVK; encoded by the exons ATGGCTAGCTTGATGGTGACTTCGTCAAGTAAAAACAGCTCACGTAGCACTTCTCCTACTAGAGGGAATACATCTATTTCTCAAGCGCATCACCAACAATCAGCTAGTTTAGAACATACACCAAAAGCACGTAATGCAAT cTACCAGACAGGAGAGGGTAGTACAGGCAGTGGTAGCAGCTGTGGTGGTTGTGGGAGTAGCTTCAGCATGAAAGGTAGCAGTAGACAAAGATCACCAGGTACTATAATTCGCATGGGCGATGTTATGGATGAATCAAATGGCAATCCAATCACTGCCGAACCAGATGAGTTTGTGCCAAATGTTCAACCTCCAACCGATGATGAAGGA GAACAATATCATACCACACAATCGTTCCTATCTAATGGCTCTTCTGAATTAATAAGCGATGATGTGGACTCAAGCGCTGCACGAGTTCGACAAGCGATCGAACATATTCAAAGTAAAATAGCTAGAACACGTGAACTCATACGTATTGAGCAAACAACTCGTGATG aaaatgttaatgaatatttgaaattggCTGCAAATGCGGATAAACAACAATTAACTAGAATTAAAACagtattcgaaaagaaaaatcaaaaatcgGCAAATAGTATTTCTCAGTTACAAAAAAAGTTGGACagttatcaaaaaaaattaaaaagttatgaAATGAATGGTGCACCTGCAGGTCATAGACAACCAAGAGAAGTACTTCGTGATATGGGACAAGGATTAAA AAATGTGGGTGGCAATATTAGGGACGGAATCACTGGTTTTTCAGG GAGTGTTATGTCAAAACCAAGGGAGTTTGCacatcttattaaaaataaatttgggAGTGCTGACAACATAAACACTTTATCAC TTGAGAGTA GTAATGGTGATAATGGTAgtgttgaagaagaaaagactcATCATGGATCAGCTACTTTACCTGGTGGCTGTAGTCTTGGATCTACACATAGTGCCGTGGCAATGAAATTTCCATCAGAAGAAGGCTCAGAATGCTCTAGTGTAACAAGTGAAAGTGGACCAGGTAGTAGAGGCCAAACACATACTTGTCACAGTAATAATGCTGCATTGAGTTTCAAATCCATTTTCTCGGAACTTCACGAACATAGAGACAGCCTTGAACggatgagagaaaaattagATGGTTTAAAG GCTTTGCAGCAAGAAGTAGCATATTTGTCACATGGTCTACAAGAAGAACGTTTTCGATGCGATCGTCTTGAAGAACAAATCAATGATCTAACCGAACTTCATCAGAATGaagtagaaaatttaaaacaaacaattacagatatggaagaaaaagtacaatATCAGAGTGAAGATCGTTTAAGAGACATACATGAAATGTTAGAAAGTTgtcaaacaaaaatatgtaaaatggagcatcaacagcaacagcatcaACAATATGTTACATTAGAAGGCCTTGACAATAGTAATGCAAGGGCATTGGTCGTAAAGTTGATAAATGTAGTGTTAACAGTACTGCAAGTTATTTTACTCCTTGTTGCAACAGGTGCTGGTATTATGATGCCATTCCTTAGAACCAG
- the LOC122631390 gene encoding transmembrane and coiled-coil domains protein 1-like isoform X8 — protein sequence MASLMVTSSSKNSSRSTSPTRGNTSISQAHHQQSASLEHTPKARNAIYQTGEGSTGSGSSCGGCGSSFSMKGSSRQRSPGTIIRMGDVMDESNGNPITAEPDEFVPNVQPPTDDEGEQYHTTQSFLSNGSSELISDDVDSSAARVRQAIEHIQSKIARTRELIRIEQTTRDENVNEYLKLAANADKQQLTRIKTVFEKKNQKSANSISQLQKKLDSYQKKLKSYEMNGAPAGHRQPREVLRDMGQGLKSVMSKPREFAHLIKNKFGSADNINTLSRNGDNGSVEEEKTHHGSATLPGGCSLGSTHSAVAMKFPSEEGSECSSVTSESGPGSRGQTHTCHSNNAALSFKSIFSELHEHRDSLERMREKLDGLKALQQEVAYLSHGLQEERFRCDRLEEQINDLTELHQNEVENLKQTITDMEEKVQYQSEDRLRDIHEMLESCQTKICKMEHQQQQHQQYVTLEGLDNSNARALVVKLINVVLTVLQVILLLVATGAGIMMPFLRTSCTKPHCFMCRVRILTTTFVVLGIVFVLKQWPEVHDVGSHLMRHLKQTLAVK from the exons ATGGCTAGCTTGATGGTGACTTCGTCAAGTAAAAACAGCTCACGTAGCACTTCTCCTACTAGAGGGAATACATCTATTTCTCAAGCGCATCACCAACAATCAGCTAGTTTAGAACATACACCAAAAGCACGTAATGCAAT cTACCAGACAGGAGAGGGTAGTACAGGCAGTGGTAGCAGCTGTGGTGGTTGTGGGAGTAGCTTCAGCATGAAAGGTAGCAGTAGACAAAGATCACCAGGTACTATAATTCGCATGGGCGATGTTATGGATGAATCAAATGGCAATCCAATCACTGCCGAACCAGATGAGTTTGTGCCAAATGTTCAACCTCCAACCGATGATGAAGGA GAACAATATCATACCACACAATCGTTCCTATCTAATGGCTCTTCTGAATTAATAAGCGATGATGTGGACTCAAGCGCTGCACGAGTTCGACAAGCGATCGAACATATTCAAAGTAAAATAGCTAGAACACGTGAACTCATACGTATTGAGCAAACAACTCGTGATG aaaatgttaatgaatatttgaaattggCTGCAAATGCGGATAAACAACAATTAACTAGAATTAAAACagtattcgaaaagaaaaatcaaaaatcgGCAAATAGTATTTCTCAGTTACAAAAAAAGTTGGACagttatcaaaaaaaattaaaaagttatgaAATGAATGGTGCACCTGCAGGTCATAGACAACCAAGAGAAGTACTTCGTGATATGGGACAAGGATTAAA GAGTGTTATGTCAAAACCAAGGGAGTTTGCacatcttattaaaaataaatttgggAGTGCTGACAACATAAACACTTTATCAC GTAATGGTGATAATGGTAgtgttgaagaagaaaagactcATCATGGATCAGCTACTTTACCTGGTGGCTGTAGTCTTGGATCTACACATAGTGCCGTGGCAATGAAATTTCCATCAGAAGAAGGCTCAGAATGCTCTAGTGTAACAAGTGAAAGTGGACCAGGTAGTAGAGGCCAAACACATACTTGTCACAGTAATAATGCTGCATTGAGTTTCAAATCCATTTTCTCGGAACTTCACGAACATAGAGACAGCCTTGAACggatgagagaaaaattagATGGTTTAAAG GCTTTGCAGCAAGAAGTAGCATATTTGTCACATGGTCTACAAGAAGAACGTTTTCGATGCGATCGTCTTGAAGAACAAATCAATGATCTAACCGAACTTCATCAGAATGaagtagaaaatttaaaacaaacaattacagatatggaagaaaaagtacaatATCAGAGTGAAGATCGTTTAAGAGACATACATGAAATGTTAGAAAGTTgtcaaacaaaaatatgtaaaatggagcatcaacagcaacagcatcaACAATATGTTACATTAGAAGGCCTTGACAATAGTAATGCAAGGGCATTGGTCGTAAAGTTGATAAATGTAGTGTTAACAGTACTGCAAGTTATTTTACTCCTTGTTGCAACAGGTGCTGGTATTATGATGCCATTCCTTAGAACCAG